A section of the Verrucomicrobium sp. GAS474 genome encodes:
- a CDS encoding gamma-glutamyl-gamma-aminobutyrate hydrolase family protein (Members of this family of hydrolases with an active site Cys residue belong to MEROPS family C26.), with protein sequence MKMIATWLRECDEAPFARVFEAYSGVTLQDARPLSGGEIPLLPSDGLLLTGGSDIAAAFLRQPVADPLHVEEPDPARDAWEFEAVKRALAGRVPILAICRGHQVLNVALGGTLHLDIPGHRDPEQKLGNLQPLRYVADASVPVPVAIRFPFVNSSHHQSIDRLGAGLSVEARHADDGTVEQVRLIDHPFALGVQYHPERDPLYRPLFDAFVEAVKANAKTVPV encoded by the coding sequence ATGAAGATGATCGCCACCTGGCTCCGCGAATGCGACGAGGCTCCCTTTGCCCGCGTATTCGAGGCGTACTCCGGCGTGACGCTCCAGGACGCCCGCCCCCTTTCGGGCGGGGAGATCCCGCTTCTCCCCTCCGACGGCCTCCTCCTCACCGGCGGTTCCGACATCGCCGCCGCCTTCCTCCGCCAGCCCGTCGCCGATCCGCTCCACGTGGAGGAGCCCGATCCGGCGCGGGATGCCTGGGAATTCGAGGCGGTGAAGCGGGCGCTGGCGGGCCGCGTCCCGATCCTCGCGATCTGCCGGGGACACCAGGTCCTCAACGTCGCCCTCGGCGGCACCCTCCACCTCGACATCCCGGGCCACCGCGATCCCGAGCAGAAACTCGGCAACCTCCAGCCCCTCCGCTACGTCGCCGACGCCTCGGTCCCGGTCCCCGTCGCGATCCGTTTCCCCTTCGTGAACAGCTCCCACCACCAGTCGATCGACCGCCTCGGCGCGGGGCTCTCCGTCGAGGCGCGGCATGCGGACGACGGCACCGTCGAGCAGGTCCGCCTGATCGACCACCCCTTCGCCCTCGGGGTTCAATACCATCCCGAGCGCGATCCCCTCTACCGTCCTCTTTTCGACGCCTTCGTCGAGGCGGTGAAGGCGAATGCGAAGACCGTCCCGGTCTAG
- a CDS encoding glutathione peroxidase, protein MKSLAFLTTLLLLIGTPMTHAQTPAPAPAASFYDLDTKTLAGEAQPLSLYKGKVSLVVNLASKCGFTPQYTGLETLYEKYKDKGFVLLGFPSNDFGGQEPGTPAEIQTFCSAKYSVTFPLFEKVVTKKGDGQSPIYVFLTSAHDAPKWNFTKYLIDKQGHVVAVFPSAVKPEDPALVSALEAELAK, encoded by the coding sequence ATGAAATCCCTCGCCTTTCTGACCACCCTCCTTCTCCTCATTGGAACGCCCATGACCCACGCCCAGACCCCCGCGCCCGCCCCGGCCGCCTCCTTCTACGACCTCGACACGAAGACCCTCGCAGGCGAGGCCCAGCCGCTCTCCCTCTACAAGGGGAAGGTCTCCCTCGTCGTGAACCTCGCCTCGAAGTGCGGCTTCACCCCGCAGTACACCGGCCTCGAAACCCTCTACGAAAAGTACAAGGACAAGGGGTTCGTCCTCCTCGGTTTCCCCTCGAACGATTTCGGCGGCCAGGAGCCCGGCACCCCGGCGGAGATCCAGACCTTCTGCAGCGCGAAGTACAGCGTCACCTTCCCCCTCTTCGAGAAAGTCGTCACGAAGAAGGGCGACGGCCAGAGCCCGATCTACGTCTTCCTCACCAGCGCCCACGACGCGCCGAAGTGGAACTTCACGAAATACCTGATCGACAAGCAGGGCCACGTCGTCGCCGTCTTCCCGAGCGCGGTGAAGCCCGAGGACCCCGCCCTCGTCTCGGCCCTCGAGGCCGAGCTGGCGAAGTAG
- a CDS encoding choice-of-anchor R domain-containing protein → MKIERLFPKVWAALLLLLAIPSSPLHADIVIGNLADPAFSTSNNSASSSSIASTSGKAVGFTLGSLSFTLTAVKLRLAMTGDATTDLPSIQIFAANGTSVSTTVVATLTLDPGNAFTYIASNTTPNAATGFTTYTFDPATTVTLSANTAYFLVVRDSGSSSFTWAMPNTSPSIKPTSVNALFLAAYSGANTSPSTWTTASGNYNWMEIDGTAIAVPEPSLYLLILLGLIPLSLAARRRREQTADASSQS, encoded by the coding sequence ATGAAGATAGAACGCCTCTTTCCGAAAGTCTGGGCCGCCCTCCTCCTGCTGCTTGCGATTCCTTCCTCCCCGCTCCATGCCGACATCGTCATCGGCAACCTGGCCGATCCAGCCTTCTCCACCTCGAACAACAGCGCCAGCTCCTCCTCCATCGCCAGCACCAGCGGCAAGGCCGTCGGCTTCACGCTCGGCTCCCTCTCCTTCACCCTCACTGCGGTCAAGCTCCGCCTCGCCATGACAGGCGACGCGACGACCGACCTCCCCAGCATCCAGATCTTCGCCGCCAACGGAACCAGCGTCAGCACCACCGTCGTCGCCACCCTCACCCTCGACCCCGGCAACGCCTTCACCTACATCGCCAGCAACACCACGCCGAACGCCGCCACCGGCTTCACCACCTACACCTTCGACCCCGCGACGACGGTCACCCTGAGCGCCAACACCGCCTACTTCCTCGTCGTGCGGGACAGCGGCAGCTCCAGCTTCACGTGGGCCATGCCGAACACCTCTCCCAGCATCAAGCCGACCAGCGTCAACGCCCTCTTCCTCGCCGCCTATAGCGGTGCCAACACCAGCCCCTCCACCTGGACCACCGCCTCGGGCAATTACAATTGGATGGAAATCGACGGCACCGCCATCGCCGTCCCCGAACCCTCGCTCTATCTCCTCATTCTCCTCGGCCTCATCCCGCTCTCCCTCGCCGCACGGAGGAGGCGGGAACAGACGGCGGACGCCTCTTCCCAATCCTAG
- a CDS encoding DUF1345 domain-containing protein codes for MTPATPRHHSLPSRIRGVLRHWDAHHRFFFAFAVALLAALPLPARDEVGPMIRAVLGWDLFAFVTLVLAWLSIVLADPYEVRRNARLQDANRTFLFVIVISAATASLLAVGLLLGQSKENPLGAASLGGHIALALAAIFLSWALIHTLFTLRYAHYYYKDARQKAREHIKGGIDFPGNEHPDYLDFAYFSFVIGMTAQVSDVTISERRVRRVVLVHGLISFLFNTAILAIFVNIVAGLL; via the coding sequence ATGACTCCCGCCACGCCCCGCCATCACTCCCTTCCTTCCCGTATCCGGGGCGTGCTCCGGCACTGGGACGCCCACCACCGGTTCTTTTTCGCCTTCGCCGTGGCGCTCCTGGCGGCGCTGCCCCTTCCCGCTCGGGACGAGGTCGGGCCGATGATCCGGGCGGTGCTCGGCTGGGATCTTTTCGCCTTCGTCACCCTCGTCCTCGCCTGGCTCTCGATCGTCCTCGCCGATCCCTACGAGGTGCGGCGCAACGCGCGGCTCCAGGATGCGAACCGGACCTTCCTCTTCGTCATCGTCATCTCGGCGGCGACGGCGAGCCTCCTCGCCGTCGGCCTCCTGCTGGGGCAGAGCAAGGAGAACCCCCTCGGCGCGGCCAGCCTCGGCGGCCACATCGCCCTCGCGCTGGCGGCGATCTTCCTCTCGTGGGCGCTGATCCACACCCTCTTCACCCTCCGCTACGCCCACTATTACTACAAGGACGCCCGGCAAAAGGCGCGGGAGCACATCAAGGGCGGGATCGACTTCCCGGGGAACGAGCATCCCGATTACCTCGACTTCGCCTACTTCTCCTTCGTCATCGGGATGACGGCGCAGGTCTCCGACGTCACGATCTCCGAGCGTCGCGTCCGGCGCGTCGTCCTGGTCCACGGCCTCATCTCGTTCCTGTTCAATACCGCGATCCTGGCGATCTTCGTGAACATCGTCGCCGGGCTGCTGTAG
- a CDS encoding MarR family winged helix-turn-helix transcriptional regulator codes for MKNRAAIPVLPCHCASLRKAARHLSQAYDEALAPSGLRITQFSLLAAISLTQEGEPTLRELAETMGMDRSTLGHNLRPLEREHLVSLETGRADARSRSVVLTPQGREKLNQAAPLWRAMQARFEAGYGKGPSASLRASLLRVAGMPF; via the coding sequence ATGAAGAACCGCGCGGCGATCCCCGTCCTCCCCTGCCACTGCGCCAGCCTCCGCAAGGCCGCGCGGCATCTCTCCCAGGCCTACGACGAGGCCCTCGCCCCTTCCGGCCTGCGGATCACCCAGTTCTCCCTCCTCGCCGCGATCTCCCTCACCCAGGAGGGGGAGCCGACGCTCCGCGAGCTCGCCGAGACGATGGGGATGGACCGCTCGACCCTCGGCCACAACCTCCGCCCGCTCGAGCGGGAGCACCTCGTCAGCCTGGAGACGGGCCGCGCCGACGCCCGCAGCCGGAGCGTCGTCCTGACGCCGCAGGGACGGGAGAAGCTCAACCAGGCCGCCCCGCTCTGGCGGGCGATGCAGGCCCGCTTCGAGGCCGGTTACGGCAAGGGGCCGAGCGCCTCCCTCCGCGCCTCCCTCCTCCGCGTGGCGGGAATGCCTTTCTGA
- a CDS encoding DNA-3-methyladenine glycosylase encodes MPTPPAPLFDPVAAVAHLRASDARLAAVIDRAGPYAPNRTRAKSLFEALLRAIVYQQLHGKAAETILGRVEAVLKAQGKAQGKKLTPHAATALATDEALRGAGLSRNKLLALRDLHAKCLDGTVPTPREAAALDDEALIARLTQVRGIGPWTVQMLLISHLGRPDVMPTGDFAIRLAFKKLYGKPKGKDPTPEQIVRHARRWQPYRSVASWYLWRSLDTE; translated from the coding sequence GTGCCGACTCCGCCCGCTCCCCTCTTCGATCCCGTCGCCGCCGTCGCCCATCTGCGGGCCTCCGACGCGCGGCTCGCCGCGGTGATCGACCGCGCCGGGCCCTACGCCCCGAACCGGACGCGGGCGAAGAGCCTCTTCGAGGCGCTCCTCCGCGCGATTGTCTACCAACAGCTCCACGGCAAGGCTGCCGAGACGATCCTCGGGCGGGTCGAGGCGGTCCTGAAGGCACAGGGCAAGGCGCAGGGAAAGAAGCTGACGCCCCATGCCGCCACGGCCCTCGCGACCGACGAGGCGCTGCGGGGGGCGGGGCTTTCCCGGAACAAGCTCCTCGCCCTTCGCGATCTCCACGCGAAGTGCCTCGACGGCACAGTGCCGACGCCGAGGGAGGCCGCCGCCCTCGACGACGAGGCGCTGATCGCCCGCCTGACGCAGGTGCGGGGCATCGGGCCGTGGACGGTCCAGATGCTCCTGATCTCCCACCTCGGGCGCCCCGACGTGATGCCGACGGGCGACTTCGCGATCCGCCTCGCCTTCAAGAAACTCTACGGAAAGCCGAAGGGGAAAGATCCGACGCCGGAGCAGATCGTCCGCCACGCCCGCCGCTGGCAGCCCTACCGCTCCGTGGCGAGCTGGTACCTCTGGCGCTCGCTCGACACGGAGTAG
- a CDS encoding autotransporter-associated beta strand repeat-containing protein: MSLLLLPFAAPLQAAVYTAAAAGNWSVGSNWDTGTPPNAIGAVASATATGTYTLTQDLASVTVGTLAISGNTVFTVSTGTNTLVLNQDGSGSGVATIANASTSTGARLIFLNSPGSALQIADDLQIKQLNASSTANAAAQNYAIQLNQRLVGTGSITVSNVLNDLNYGLVGFQGGTSTAGTYTGAITLASGAMTWTSTTAFGSTSGITLGSSGGGDVSFATVPGTGVNTATVAANITVTGATGGTTVLGSLITSGIQKFTGNVALNQNLTVISQMTTADTTGVALSGIISGTGGLQINGTVKVSTANVDTAGIVQLSGNNTFTGDTRVYAGSLLLGAASGNASLALQNSTLNLASGDTGTVGFGLISTTTITSATLGGLEGSRNLSLQNIASTPAAVALRVGNNNQSTTYSGALTGSGSLTKIGTGTLTLTGANTYAGTTTVSAGTLLVNGSGSLGAGATTVASGATLGGNGTISSIVTVSSGAILLAGTGASASETLTLASASTISSGATLEFVLGSGQTHSTLALASGSSLASALTITLIDLGATTGTYDNIITGVGTSGNLSGWTITNSGYTGTFSYDGLGNIDLTLTAVAVPEPSVLSLLFLAGGCAAAAAIRRRCPA, from the coding sequence ATGTCCCTTTTGCTGCTTCCCTTCGCAGCCCCCTTGCAGGCCGCCGTGTATACCGCAGCTGCGGCCGGGAACTGGAGTGTGGGTTCCAACTGGGATACCGGCACCCCGCCCAACGCCATAGGTGCCGTCGCCTCTGCGACGGCGACGGGAACCTATACCCTGACCCAGGATCTGGCATCGGTAACGGTCGGCACCCTTGCCATCTCCGGAAACACGGTGTTCACCGTCAGTACGGGCACCAACACATTGGTGCTCAACCAGGACGGCTCCGGTTCGGGTGTTGCCACCATAGCAAACGCATCCACTTCCACGGGGGCGCGGCTGATCTTCCTCAATAGTCCAGGCAGCGCCCTCCAAATCGCGGATGACCTGCAGATCAAGCAATTGAACGCCAGCAGCACGGCGAACGCCGCCGCGCAAAACTACGCCATCCAGCTCAACCAAAGGCTGGTCGGAACCGGCAGCATCACCGTGAGCAACGTGCTGAACGACCTCAATTACGGCCTGGTCGGCTTTCAGGGCGGGACATCGACTGCCGGAACCTACACAGGCGCCATCACCCTGGCGTCGGGAGCCATGACATGGACCTCCACGACAGCCTTTGGAAGCACCAGCGGGATCACTCTGGGAAGCAGCGGCGGGGGAGACGTCTCGTTCGCCACGGTGCCGGGGACCGGGGTAAACACGGCGACCGTGGCTGCGAACATCACGGTCACGGGAGCAACGGGAGGGACGACGGTCCTCGGTTCGCTTATTACCTCCGGAATCCAGAAATTCACCGGCAATGTGGCTCTGAATCAAAACCTGACGGTGATCAGCCAGATGACCACGGCCGACACCACCGGAGTCGCGCTTTCGGGGATCATTTCTGGAACCGGAGGGCTCCAGATCAATGGAACGGTCAAGGTTTCCACTGCGAACGTCGATACGGCGGGCATCGTCCAGCTATCGGGCAACAACACGTTCACCGGCGATACCCGGGTTTACGCGGGCTCGCTGCTGCTGGGAGCCGCCTCGGGAAACGCTTCCCTCGCGCTTCAGAACAGCACGTTGAATCTGGCCTCCGGCGATACGGGAACCGTCGGCTTCGGGTTGATCAGCACCACGACCATCACCTCGGCCACCTTGGGCGGGCTCGAGGGCTCACGCAACCTGAGCCTGCAAAACATCGCCTCCACGCCGGCGGCGGTGGCCCTGCGTGTCGGAAACAACAATCAAAGCACCACCTATTCCGGCGCGCTGACCGGCTCCGGTTCGCTCACCAAGATCGGAACGGGAACCCTCACCCTCACCGGCGCGAACACCTATGCCGGAACGACGACCGTCAGCGCGGGCACACTCCTCGTCAACGGATCGGGATCCCTCGGGGCGGGAGCGACGACCGTGGCGAGCGGAGCGACCCTCGGAGGCAACGGGACGATCTCCTCGATCGTGACAGTCTCCTCCGGTGCCATTCTCCTGGCGGGAACAGGGGCCTCGGCTTCGGAGACGCTGACGCTTGCCTCCGCCTCCACGATCTCTTCGGGGGCGACGCTCGAGTTCGTCCTCGGTTCGGGTCAGACCCATTCCACACTTGCCTTGGCGAGCGGGTCGAGCCTCGCCTCCGCATTGACGATCACCCTGATCGACCTTGGCGCGACGACGGGAACCTACGACAACATCATCACCGGCGTTGGAACGAGCGGGAATCTCAGCGGATGGACGATCACGAACAGCGGCTATACCGGCACGTTCTCCTACGACGGCCTCGGCAACATCGACCTTACCCTGACCGCCGTCGCCGTTCCCGAGCCCTCGGTCCTCTCCCTCCTCTTTCTCGCAGGCGGTTGCGCCGCCGCCGCCGCGATCCGGCGGCGATGCCCGGCGTGA
- a CDS encoding helix-turn-helix domain-containing protein: protein MISPSKPAPPPPSLLERLLALLGATGPLRICFDDLSGITVDYPELTLPVARQIHDCDHCQLAKSSVHWSFDGRYADCTMNKRATNRIALRRQTGFHGLCHLGLLDLVEPVIHHGVLLGVLYYGQVSVREWRKKSLARIARHCQRKQIDPAPLLATFERVPVITRAEIGTHRERLRTMAETIHLLCESLAVPVERYRIDYESVTWRILAQKPSLVRLVGEHVSRHYGEPCRVSDLARRFQCHPNYLGALFGKSVGMSLNDYVNRVRIERAKHLLRVDRFGISEVGYKCGFSDPSRFGKTFRQHEGMSPLTYRRTFEKDQTPV, encoded by the coding sequence ATGATTTCCCCCTCGAAACCGGCCCCGCCGCCTCCCTCGCTGCTGGAGCGTCTCCTCGCCCTCCTGGGAGCCACCGGCCCATTGCGGATCTGCTTCGACGACCTCTCCGGGATCACCGTCGACTACCCCGAACTCACCCTCCCCGTCGCCCGCCAGATCCACGACTGCGACCACTGCCAGCTGGCGAAATCGTCGGTCCACTGGAGCTTCGACGGGCGTTATGCCGACTGCACGATGAACAAGCGGGCGACCAACCGGATCGCCCTCCGCCGCCAGACCGGCTTCCACGGCCTCTGCCACCTCGGCCTCCTCGACCTCGTCGAGCCGGTGATCCACCACGGCGTCCTCCTCGGCGTCCTCTACTACGGGCAGGTCTCCGTCCGCGAATGGCGGAAGAAATCGCTGGCCCGCATCGCCCGCCATTGCCAACGGAAGCAGATCGATCCCGCCCCTCTCCTCGCCACCTTCGAGCGGGTCCCCGTCATTACCCGCGCCGAGATCGGCACCCACCGGGAACGGCTGCGGACGATGGCCGAGACCATCCACCTCCTGTGCGAATCGCTCGCCGTCCCCGTCGAGCGTTACCGGATCGACTACGAGTCGGTCACCTGGCGCATCCTGGCGCAGAAGCCTTCCCTCGTCCGCCTCGTCGGCGAGCACGTCAGCCGCCACTACGGCGAGCCGTGCCGCGTCTCCGACCTCGCCCGGCGCTTCCAGTGCCATCCGAACTACCTCGGCGCCCTCTTCGGCAAGAGCGTCGGCATGAGCCTGAACGACTACGTGAACCGCGTCCGGATCGAGCGGGCGAAGCACCTCCTCCGCGTCGACCGCTTCGGCATCAGCGAGGTCGGCTACAAGTGCGGCTTCTCCGACCCCAGCCGCTTTGGGAAAACCTTCCGCCAACACGAAGGAATGTCTCCGTTGACCTACCGGAGAACCTTTGAAAAAGACCAGACCCCCGTTTGA
- a CDS encoding NlpC/P60 family protein, with translation MNSLRRASCWVPVVCGGLAVLFVPLTGAAAEKQATLDAAQLPELTSQPPPVQNLLADALALTAQGLSYKYGSDDPANGGMDCSGTIEYLLKKEGIAAVPRTASDIYAWVRRQELFQAVVSTNPASFELDGLKPGDLLFWTGTYNIDRDPPVTHVMIYLGKVTGKDGKPQRIMFGASEGRYYAGAPRYGVSVFDFDLPGSPPPASYVKGTARFIGYSPVPGLRQVKAKGKAKNETEMAPPAPTLMLAPLPAPAPTEAETTPPAPAPDAPEVSATSKAAPSAAPAPSADAAQGSAAPMP, from the coding sequence ATGAATTCCCTTCGCCGCGCCTCCTGCTGGGTGCCGGTGGTATGCGGCGGGCTCGCGGTCCTTTTCGTTCCCTTGACGGGAGCGGCCGCCGAAAAGCAGGCGACCCTCGACGCGGCCCAGCTGCCCGAACTCACCTCGCAGCCTCCTCCCGTCCAGAACCTCCTCGCCGACGCCCTCGCCCTCACCGCGCAGGGCCTTTCCTACAAGTACGGTTCGGACGATCCGGCCAACGGCGGGATGGATTGCTCCGGCACCATCGAGTACCTCCTGAAGAAGGAAGGGATCGCCGCCGTCCCCCGTACGGCGAGCGACATCTATGCCTGGGTCCGGCGGCAGGAACTCTTCCAGGCCGTCGTCAGCACGAACCCCGCGAGCTTCGAGCTCGACGGGCTGAAGCCGGGCGACCTCCTCTTCTGGACCGGCACCTACAACATCGACCGCGACCCGCCCGTCACCCACGTCATGATCTACCTCGGCAAGGTCACGGGAAAGGACGGCAAGCCGCAGCGGATCATGTTCGGCGCGAGCGAGGGCCGCTACTACGCGGGCGCGCCCCGGTACGGCGTCAGCGTCTTCGACTTCGACCTCCCCGGCAGCCCCCCTCCGGCCTCCTACGTGAAGGGGACCGCCCGCTTCATCGGCTATTCCCCCGTCCCCGGCCTCCGGCAGGTGAAGGCGAAGGGAAAGGCGAAGAACGAAACGGAGATGGCCCCGCCCGCGCCGACCTTGATGCTGGCCCCTCTTCCCGCCCCGGCCCCGACCGAGGCGGAGACGACCCCGCCGGCTCCCGCCCCCGATGCGCCCGAAGTCTCGGCGACGTCGAAGGCGGCTCCCTCCGCGGCGCCCGCTCCTTCTGCTGACGCCGCGCAGGGCAGCGCGGCTCCGATGCCCTAA
- a CDS encoding glucose 1-dehydrogenase: MPIPSLKLADKTALVTGASKGIGAAIAKALAAEGAAVVVNYASSRDAADRVVNEITLVGGRAVAIQGDVSKKADIDRLLVETQKAFGPLDILVNNAGIYLPAPVGSITEENFHRQFDLNVLGLVLLSQEALPYFRAAGGSIVNVSSVVARLSLPGLAVYSATKAAVDSVTRTFARELAPKKIRVNAVNPGIIATEGTHSAGFVEKGQEASPLGPVGKPEAIASIVTFLASDEARWINGETHFATGEIL; encoded by the coding sequence ATGCCGATCCCTTCCCTCAAGCTCGCCGATAAAACCGCCCTCGTCACCGGAGCCTCGAAAGGCATCGGCGCCGCCATCGCCAAGGCCCTGGCCGCCGAGGGCGCGGCGGTCGTCGTCAATTATGCGTCGAGCCGCGACGCCGCCGACCGCGTCGTCAACGAGATCACCCTCGTCGGCGGCCGGGCCGTCGCCATCCAGGGCGACGTCTCGAAGAAGGCCGACATCGACCGCCTCCTCGTCGAGACGCAGAAAGCCTTCGGCCCGCTCGACATTCTCGTGAACAACGCCGGGATCTACCTTCCCGCGCCCGTCGGCTCGATCACCGAGGAGAACTTCCACCGCCAGTTCGACCTCAACGTCCTCGGCCTCGTCCTCCTCTCGCAGGAGGCGCTCCCCTACTTCCGCGCCGCGGGCGGGAGCATCGTCAACGTCAGCTCCGTCGTCGCCCGGCTCTCCCTCCCCGGCCTCGCGGTCTACAGCGCGACGAAGGCGGCGGTCGACTCGGTCACGCGGACCTTCGCCCGGGAACTCGCCCCGAAGAAGATCCGGGTGAACGCGGTCAACCCCGGCATCATCGCCACCGAGGGAACCCACAGCGCCGGATTCGTCGAGAAGGGGCAGGAAGCCTCGCCCCTCGGCCCCGTCGGCAAGCCCGAGGCGATCGCCTCGATCGTGACCTTCCTCGCCTCCGACGAGGCCCGCTGGATCAACGGGGAGACCCACTTCGCCACGGGCGAGATCCTCTGA
- a CDS encoding alkene reductase — protein sequence MSTPSPLGTPVRIGAWQLPNRVVMAPLTRCRSAAGRVPTPLMAEYYRQRASAGLIVSEATSIDPMGVGYPDTPGIWSAAQVEGWKAVTRAVHEAGGRILLQLWHVGRVSDPVYLGGQLPVAPSAVAPAGHVSLIRPLKPFVTPRALDRAEIPGIVAAYRKGAENAQAAGFDGVEIHGANGYLLDQFLQDGSNRRTDDYGGPVENRARLMLEAVDAAISVWGADRVGLHLAPRGDAQGMGDSDPEATFTHVARETGKRKIAFLFARESIEGEKPRLGPVLKKAFGGAYIVNEKLTPEESEAVIDAGEADAVAFGKLFIANPDLPKRLIGGAPLNAPVPETFYFTGGAEGTGKEKGYTDYPTLG from the coding sequence ATGAGCACCCCCTCCCCCCTCGGCACGCCGGTCCGCATCGGCGCCTGGCAGCTTCCGAACCGCGTCGTCATGGCCCCCCTTACCCGCTGCCGGTCGGCGGCGGGCCGGGTCCCGACGCCGCTGATGGCCGAGTATTACCGGCAGCGGGCCTCGGCGGGCCTCATCGTCTCGGAGGCGACCTCGATCGATCCGATGGGCGTCGGCTATCCCGACACGCCCGGCATCTGGTCGGCCGCCCAGGTCGAGGGATGGAAGGCCGTCACCCGCGCCGTCCATGAGGCCGGGGGCCGGATCCTTCTCCAGCTCTGGCACGTCGGCCGGGTCTCCGATCCGGTCTACCTCGGCGGGCAGCTCCCCGTCGCCCCCAGCGCCGTCGCCCCCGCGGGCCACGTCAGCCTCATCCGCCCGCTGAAGCCGTTCGTCACGCCCCGCGCCCTCGACCGCGCGGAGATCCCCGGCATCGTCGCCGCCTACCGGAAGGGGGCCGAGAACGCCCAGGCCGCGGGCTTCGACGGCGTCGAGATCCACGGCGCGAACGGCTACCTCCTCGACCAGTTCCTCCAGGACGGGTCGAACCGGCGGACCGACGACTACGGCGGCCCCGTCGAGAACCGCGCCCGCCTCATGCTCGAGGCCGTCGACGCGGCGATCTCCGTCTGGGGCGCCGACCGGGTCGGCCTCCACCTCGCCCCGCGCGGCGATGCCCAGGGAATGGGCGACTCCGATCCCGAGGCGACCTTCACCCACGTCGCCCGCGAGACGGGGAAGCGGAAGATCGCCTTCCTCTTCGCCCGGGAATCGATCGAGGGGGAGAAGCCCCGCCTCGGGCCGGTCCTGAAGAAGGCCTTCGGCGGCGCCTACATCGTGAACGAGAAGCTGACGCCGGAAGAGTCCGAGGCCGTGATCGACGCGGGCGAGGCCGACGCCGTCGCCTTCGGCAAGCTCTTCATCGCGAACCCCGACCTCCCGAAGCGGCTGATCGGAGGAGCGCCGTTGAATGCGCCCGTCCCCGAGACCTTCTACTTCACCGGCGGGGCGGAGGGGACGGGGAAGGAGAAGGGGTACACCGATTATCCCACGCTGGGATAA
- a CDS encoding helix-turn-helix transcriptional regulator: MASSRKLNLCGPAIRKLRTAMGLSQAELAARCQRAEWDVSRDVIARIEGQRRWVGDIELLHLADILRVDVRELLRR; the protein is encoded by the coding sequence ATGGCCTCGTCCCGAAAACTCAATCTCTGTGGTCCCGCAATCCGGAAACTCCGGACCGCAATGGGGCTTTCCCAAGCTGAACTCGCAGCCCGCTGCCAACGCGCCGAATGGGATGTGAGCCGCGACGTGATTGCCCGCATCGAAGGCCAGCGCCGCTGGGTCGGCGACATCGAGCTCCTCCACCTTGCCGACATCCTCCGCGTCGATGTCCGGGAACTCCTCCGGCGATAG
- a CDS encoding DUF2237 domain-containing protein has product MAHPTPAPVRTNVLGGPLQACCHDPVTGFYRDGYCRTGPGDIGLHTVCIEATEEFLAFSRAAGNDLSTPVPQFQFPGLRPGDRWCLCVTRWMEALEAGMAPAVHLEASHISALEFVSLEDLQSHAVPE; this is encoded by the coding sequence ATGGCTCACCCGACTCCCGCCCCCGTCCGGACCAACGTCCTCGGCGGCCCCCTCCAGGCCTGCTGCCACGATCCCGTCACCGGCTTCTACCGGGACGGCTACTGCCGCACCGGCCCCGGCGACATCGGCCTCCACACGGTCTGCATCGAGGCGACCGAGGAGTTCCTCGCCTTCAGCCGCGCCGCCGGGAACGACCTCTCGACCCCCGTCCCCCAGTTCCAGTTCCCCGGCCTCCGCCCGGGCGACCGGTGGTGCCTCTGCGTCACCCGCTGGATGGAAGCCCTCGAGGCGGGCATGGCCCCTGCCGTCCACCTGGAGGCGAGCCACATCTCGGCGCTCGAATTCGTCTCCCTCGAAGACCTCCAAAGCCACGCCGTCCCGGAATAG